In Anopheles gambiae chromosome 2, idAnoGambNW_F1_1, whole genome shotgun sequence, a single window of DNA contains:
- the LOC1274945 gene encoding solute carrier family 2, facilitated glucose transporter member 3 isoform X1, with protein MICLIHRYFLMNRLMREMMRYCPTILFRPKSVSSQPVVAELTQSRTMDLTLPESGWTLRLVGLGAITSLGASIPVGYNIGVINAPTEFIKHWSNETIYRRYNVLLSDDSLRAIIASIISIALIGGVIGSLQGAYLADKYGRKKSFLCCALLLTGGALCFLCCRAASSVELLLLGRLLVGLASGLTTGVIPMYLAEVSPIKLRGAMGVLCPLGLTTGVVVAQVASLEQALGTEEHWHYALGCFAVLNLFCYAFYFWIPESPKYLYSVKGDQAGSLRAIRKLFGRHTIGDDYIKLQMECANGQNSPSAQEDGQPQANRSLWSVVRDPTLTLPLVLVCALQGGQQLSGINAVFFYSVSIFESVGFSSQAAKFANLGVGCLNLFASLFGPLLMARCNRRTLCLLSCSSCAIILFVLTLSIHFIHLIDWFSYVCIGTILLYIIFYQFGLGPIPFFIGSGKANIYRFRKNISNIRDTFFHFLFSELFDLGPRPTAMALGSLSSWGCNFVVGMAFPTLQNIWGAFVFLPFSITCVLLTVLIKFYLPETRGKEVTDVVPKVAHGFRSRVKE; from the exons ATGATCTGTTTAATTCATCGCTACTTCCTTATGAACCGACTAATGCGTGAAATGATGCGCTATTGCCCAACAATCCTGTTCCGTCCTAAGTCAGTGTCGTCGCAGCCAGTCGTCGCAGAGCTCACGCAGAGCAGAACAATGGACCTGACATTGCCG GAATCCGGCTGGACGTTACGATTGGTCGGACTCGGTGCAATCACTAGCTTGGGCGCGTCGATACCAGTCGGCTACAACATAGGCGTGATAAATGCACCCACCGAGTTCATAAAGCACTGGAGCAATGAGACAATCTATCGAAGGTACAACGTGCTGCTGTCGGATGATTCACTGCGCGCGATCATTGCGTCGATCATTTCGATTGCGCTGATCGGTGGCGTCATTGGATCGCTTCAAGGAGCCTATCTGGCGGATAAGTATGGAAG aaaaaaatcattcctATGCTGCGCACTGCTACTCACCGGCGGTGCACTATGCTTCCTTTGCTGCCGTGCCGCATCATCGgtggaactgctgctgctcggacGGCTTCTGGTCGGGCTGGCATCTGGCCTCACGACCGGTGTGATCCCCATGTACCTGGCGGAGGTTTCGCCAATCAAACTGCGCGGTGCCATGGGTGTGCTGTGTCCGTTGGGGCTTACCACCGGGGTAGTAGTGGCGCAGGTCGCAAGCCTCGAGCAGGCGCTCGGGACGGAAGAGCACTGGCACTATGCTTTGGGTTGCTTTGCGGTGCTGAATCTGTTCTGCTACGCCTTTTACTTTTGGATCCCCGAAAGTCCCAAGTACCTGTACAGTGTGAAGGGCGATCAGGCCGGGTCGTTGCGCGCCATCCGGAAGCTTTTCGGGCGGCACACGATCGGGGACGATTACATTAAGCTGCAGATGGAATGCGCCAACGGCCAAAACAGTCCCTCGGCTCAGGAAGATGGCCAACCGCAAGCGAATCGATCGCTCTGGTCGGTGGTACGGGATCCAACGCTCACCCTACCGCTAGTGCTCGTGTGCGCTCTTCAGGGCGGCCAGCAGCTGTCGGGAATAAATGCG GTATTTTTCTATTCAGTGTCCATTTTTGAATCGGTTGGATTTAGCTCGCAGGCAGCCAAGTTTGCTAATCTGGGTGTAGGCTGCTTGAATCTGTTCGCATCGCTGTTTGGACCGCTGTTGATGGCTCGTTGCAACAGACGAACCTTATGTCTGCTGTCTTGCTCTTCCTGTGCGATCATTCTCTTCGTTCTTACCCTTTCTATACATTTCATC CACCTGATCGACTGGTTTTCGTACGTTTGTATTGGAACCATTTTACTGTACATAATATTCTATCAATTCGGTCTCGGACCTATTCCTTTCTTCATTGGCTCGGGTAAAGCGAACATTTACCGCTTTAGAaagaatatttcaaatattcgcgatactttctttcattttttgttttcagagCTTTTCGATCTTGGACCTCGACCAACGGCCATGGCGTTGGGAAGCCTTTCCTCCTGGGGGTGCAATTTCGTCGTTGGGATGGCTTTTCCAACGCTTCAAAATATATGGGGCGCATTCGTGTTTCTTCCCTTCTCCATCACGTGCGTGTTGTTAACggttttgattaaattttaccTTCCCGAGACGAGAGGCAAGGAGGTGACCGACGTGGTCCCGAAGGTAGCGCATGGTTTTCGTTCCAGAGTTAAGGAATAA
- the LOC1274945 gene encoding solute carrier family 2, facilitated glucose transporter member 3 isoform X2, which produces MICLIHRYFLMNRLMREMMRYCPTILFRPKSVSSQPVVAELTQSRTMDLTLPESGWTLRLVGLGAITSLGASIPVGYNIGVINAPTEFIKHWSNETIYRRYNVLLSDDSLRAIIASIISIALIGGVIGSLQGAYLADKYGRKKSFLCCALLLTGGALCFLCCRAASSVELLLLGRLLVGLASGLTTGVIPMYLAEVSPIKLRGAMGVLCPLGLTTGVVVAQVASLEQALGTEEHWHYALGCFAVLNLFCYAFYFWIPESPKYLYSVKGDQAGSLRAIRKLFGRHTIGDDYIKLQMECANGQNSPSAQEDGQPQANRSLWSVVRDPTLTLPLVLVCALQGGQQLSGINAVFFYSVSIFESVGFSSQAAKFANLGVGCLNLFASLFGPLLMARCNRRTLCLLSCSSCAIILFVLTLSIHFIHLIDWFSYVCIGTILLYIIFYQFGLGPIPFFIGSELFDLGPRPTAMALGSLSSWGCNFVVGMAFPTLQNIWGAFVFLPFSITCVLLTVLIKFYLPETRGKEVTDVVPKVAHGFRSRVKE; this is translated from the exons ATGATCTGTTTAATTCATCGCTACTTCCTTATGAACCGACTAATGCGTGAAATGATGCGCTATTGCCCAACAATCCTGTTCCGTCCTAAGTCAGTGTCGTCGCAGCCAGTCGTCGCAGAGCTCACGCAGAGCAGAACAATGGACCTGACATTGCCG GAATCCGGCTGGACGTTACGATTGGTCGGACTCGGTGCAATCACTAGCTTGGGCGCGTCGATACCAGTCGGCTACAACATAGGCGTGATAAATGCACCCACCGAGTTCATAAAGCACTGGAGCAATGAGACAATCTATCGAAGGTACAACGTGCTGCTGTCGGATGATTCACTGCGCGCGATCATTGCGTCGATCATTTCGATTGCGCTGATCGGTGGCGTCATTGGATCGCTTCAAGGAGCCTATCTGGCGGATAAGTATGGAAG aaaaaaatcattcctATGCTGCGCACTGCTACTCACCGGCGGTGCACTATGCTTCCTTTGCTGCCGTGCCGCATCATCGgtggaactgctgctgctcggacGGCTTCTGGTCGGGCTGGCATCTGGCCTCACGACCGGTGTGATCCCCATGTACCTGGCGGAGGTTTCGCCAATCAAACTGCGCGGTGCCATGGGTGTGCTGTGTCCGTTGGGGCTTACCACCGGGGTAGTAGTGGCGCAGGTCGCAAGCCTCGAGCAGGCGCTCGGGACGGAAGAGCACTGGCACTATGCTTTGGGTTGCTTTGCGGTGCTGAATCTGTTCTGCTACGCCTTTTACTTTTGGATCCCCGAAAGTCCCAAGTACCTGTACAGTGTGAAGGGCGATCAGGCCGGGTCGTTGCGCGCCATCCGGAAGCTTTTCGGGCGGCACACGATCGGGGACGATTACATTAAGCTGCAGATGGAATGCGCCAACGGCCAAAACAGTCCCTCGGCTCAGGAAGATGGCCAACCGCAAGCGAATCGATCGCTCTGGTCGGTGGTACGGGATCCAACGCTCACCCTACCGCTAGTGCTCGTGTGCGCTCTTCAGGGCGGCCAGCAGCTGTCGGGAATAAATGCG GTATTTTTCTATTCAGTGTCCATTTTTGAATCGGTTGGATTTAGCTCGCAGGCAGCCAAGTTTGCTAATCTGGGTGTAGGCTGCTTGAATCTGTTCGCATCGCTGTTTGGACCGCTGTTGATGGCTCGTTGCAACAGACGAACCTTATGTCTGCTGTCTTGCTCTTCCTGTGCGATCATTCTCTTCGTTCTTACCCTTTCTATACATTTCATC CACCTGATCGACTGGTTTTCGTACGTTTGTATTGGAACCATTTTACTGTACATAATATTCTATCAATTCGGTCTCGGACCTATTCCTTTCTTCATTGGCTCGG agCTTTTCGATCTTGGACCTCGACCAACGGCCATGGCGTTGGGAAGCCTTTCCTCCTGGGGGTGCAATTTCGTCGTTGGGATGGCTTTTCCAACGCTTCAAAATATATGGGGCGCATTCGTGTTTCTTCCCTTCTCCATCACGTGCGTGTTGTTAACggttttgattaaattttaccTTCCCGAGACGAGAGGCAAGGAGGTGACCGACGTGGTCCCGAAGGTAGCGCATGGTTTTCGTTCCAGAGTTAAGGAATAA
- the LOC1274945 gene encoding solute carrier family 2, facilitated glucose transporter member 3 isoform X3 gives MELKLPDTGWTWGLCWFGVMVNLSVSVAAGYQVSSINAPAKLIQDWLCTVFVDRYGVQLTANALQIVWSVIVSTVLLGGIITSHFSGYIATTYGRKKSFLCCALLLTGGALCFLCCRAASSVELLLLGRLLVGLASGLTTGVIPMYLAEVSPIKLRGAMGVLCPLGLTTGVVVAQVASLEQALGTEEHWHYALGCFAVLNLFCYAFYFWIPESPKYLYSVKGDQAGSLRAIRKLFGRHTIGDDYIKLQMECANGQNSPSAQEDGQPQANRSLWSVVRDPTLTLPLVLVCALQGGQQLSGINAVFFYSVSIFESVGFSSQAAKFANLGVGCLNLFASLFGPLLMARCNRRTLCLLSCSSCAIILFVLTLSIHFIHLIDWFSYVCIGTILLYIIFYQFGLGPIPFFIGSELFDLGPRPTAMALGSLSSWGCNFVVGMAFPTLQNIWGAFVFLPFSITCVLLTVLIKFYLPETRGKEVTDVVPKVAHGFRSRVKE, from the exons ATGGAACTGAAGCTTCCT GACACTGGATGGACATGGGGcctttgttggtttggtgtAATGGTGAACCTTTCCGTCTCCGTAGCCGCCGGCTATCAAGTGAGCTCGATCAATGCACCAGCTAAA CTCATCCAAGACTGGCTCTGCACCGTCTTTGTTGACCGTTACGGAGTGCAGCTTACAGCCAATGCACTCCAAATCGTGTGGTCCGTAATAGTGTCTACAGTGTTACTCGGTGGAATTATTACCTCCCATTTCAGCGGCTACATAGCCACAACCTATGGCAG aaaaaaatcattcctATGCTGCGCACTGCTACTCACCGGCGGTGCACTATGCTTCCTTTGCTGCCGTGCCGCATCATCGgtggaactgctgctgctcggacGGCTTCTGGTCGGGCTGGCATCTGGCCTCACGACCGGTGTGATCCCCATGTACCTGGCGGAGGTTTCGCCAATCAAACTGCGCGGTGCCATGGGTGTGCTGTGTCCGTTGGGGCTTACCACCGGGGTAGTAGTGGCGCAGGTCGCAAGCCTCGAGCAGGCGCTCGGGACGGAAGAGCACTGGCACTATGCTTTGGGTTGCTTTGCGGTGCTGAATCTGTTCTGCTACGCCTTTTACTTTTGGATCCCCGAAAGTCCCAAGTACCTGTACAGTGTGAAGGGCGATCAGGCCGGGTCGTTGCGCGCCATCCGGAAGCTTTTCGGGCGGCACACGATCGGGGACGATTACATTAAGCTGCAGATGGAATGCGCCAACGGCCAAAACAGTCCCTCGGCTCAGGAAGATGGCCAACCGCAAGCGAATCGATCGCTCTGGTCGGTGGTACGGGATCCAACGCTCACCCTACCGCTAGTGCTCGTGTGCGCTCTTCAGGGCGGCCAGCAGCTGTCGGGAATAAATGCG GTATTTTTCTATTCAGTGTCCATTTTTGAATCGGTTGGATTTAGCTCGCAGGCAGCCAAGTTTGCTAATCTGGGTGTAGGCTGCTTGAATCTGTTCGCATCGCTGTTTGGACCGCTGTTGATGGCTCGTTGCAACAGACGAACCTTATGTCTGCTGTCTTGCTCTTCCTGTGCGATCATTCTCTTCGTTCTTACCCTTTCTATACATTTCATC CACCTGATCGACTGGTTTTCGTACGTTTGTATTGGAACCATTTTACTGTACATAATATTCTATCAATTCGGTCTCGGACCTATTCCTTTCTTCATTGGCTCGG agCTTTTCGATCTTGGACCTCGACCAACGGCCATGGCGTTGGGAAGCCTTTCCTCCTGGGGGTGCAATTTCGTCGTTGGGATGGCTTTTCCAACGCTTCAAAATATATGGGGCGCATTCGTGTTTCTTCCCTTCTCCATCACGTGCGTGTTGTTAACggttttgattaaattttaccTTCCCGAGACGAGAGGCAAGGAGGTGACCGACGTGGTCCCGAAGGTAGCGCATGGTTTTCGTTCCAGAGTTAAGGAATAA
- the LOC1274945 gene encoding solute carrier family 2, facilitated glucose transporter member 3 isoform X4: MVNLSVSVAAGYQVSSINAPAKLIQDWLCTVFVDRYGVQLTANALQIVWSVIVSTVLLGGIITSHFSGYIATTYGRKKSFLCCALLLTGGALCFLCCRAASSVELLLLGRLLVGLASGLTTGVIPMYLAEVSPIKLRGAMGVLCPLGLTTGVVVAQVASLEQALGTEEHWHYALGCFAVLNLFCYAFYFWIPESPKYLYSVKGDQAGSLRAIRKLFGRHTIGDDYIKLQMECANGQNSPSAQEDGQPQANRSLWSVVRDPTLTLPLVLVCALQGGQQLSGINAVFFYSVSIFESVGFSSQAAKFANLGVGCLNLFASLFGPLLMARCNRRTLCLLSCSSCAIILFVLTLSIHFIHLIDWFSYVCIGTILLYIIFYQFGLGPIPFFIGSELFDLGPRPTAMALGSLSSWGCNFVVGMAFPTLQNIWGAFVFLPFSITCVLLTVLIKFYLPETRGKEVTDVVPKVAHGFRSRVKE, from the exons ATGGTGAACCTTTCCGTCTCCGTAGCCGCCGGCTATCAAGTGAGCTCGATCAATGCACCAGCTAAA CTCATCCAAGACTGGCTCTGCACCGTCTTTGTTGACCGTTACGGAGTGCAGCTTACAGCCAATGCACTCCAAATCGTGTGGTCCGTAATAGTGTCTACAGTGTTACTCGGTGGAATTATTACCTCCCATTTCAGCGGCTACATAGCCACAACCTATGGCAG aaaaaaatcattcctATGCTGCGCACTGCTACTCACCGGCGGTGCACTATGCTTCCTTTGCTGCCGTGCCGCATCATCGgtggaactgctgctgctcggacGGCTTCTGGTCGGGCTGGCATCTGGCCTCACGACCGGTGTGATCCCCATGTACCTGGCGGAGGTTTCGCCAATCAAACTGCGCGGTGCCATGGGTGTGCTGTGTCCGTTGGGGCTTACCACCGGGGTAGTAGTGGCGCAGGTCGCAAGCCTCGAGCAGGCGCTCGGGACGGAAGAGCACTGGCACTATGCTTTGGGTTGCTTTGCGGTGCTGAATCTGTTCTGCTACGCCTTTTACTTTTGGATCCCCGAAAGTCCCAAGTACCTGTACAGTGTGAAGGGCGATCAGGCCGGGTCGTTGCGCGCCATCCGGAAGCTTTTCGGGCGGCACACGATCGGGGACGATTACATTAAGCTGCAGATGGAATGCGCCAACGGCCAAAACAGTCCCTCGGCTCAGGAAGATGGCCAACCGCAAGCGAATCGATCGCTCTGGTCGGTGGTACGGGATCCAACGCTCACCCTACCGCTAGTGCTCGTGTGCGCTCTTCAGGGCGGCCAGCAGCTGTCGGGAATAAATGCG GTATTTTTCTATTCAGTGTCCATTTTTGAATCGGTTGGATTTAGCTCGCAGGCAGCCAAGTTTGCTAATCTGGGTGTAGGCTGCTTGAATCTGTTCGCATCGCTGTTTGGACCGCTGTTGATGGCTCGTTGCAACAGACGAACCTTATGTCTGCTGTCTTGCTCTTCCTGTGCGATCATTCTCTTCGTTCTTACCCTTTCTATACATTTCATC CACCTGATCGACTGGTTTTCGTACGTTTGTATTGGAACCATTTTACTGTACATAATATTCTATCAATTCGGTCTCGGACCTATTCCTTTCTTCATTGGCTCGG agCTTTTCGATCTTGGACCTCGACCAACGGCCATGGCGTTGGGAAGCCTTTCCTCCTGGGGGTGCAATTTCGTCGTTGGGATGGCTTTTCCAACGCTTCAAAATATATGGGGCGCATTCGTGTTTCTTCCCTTCTCCATCACGTGCGTGTTGTTAACggttttgattaaattttaccTTCCCGAGACGAGAGGCAAGGAGGTGACCGACGTGGTCCCGAAGGTAGCGCATGGTTTTCGTTCCAGAGTTAAGGAATAA
- the LOC1274946 gene encoding solute carrier family 25 member 35 — MDGTDFLLGGVGSMAATLITNPLEVVKTRMQLQGELAAKGTYHKPYRSVVDAFITIAKNDGYAALQKGLAPSLCFQFILNSCRLGIYNTANEHGWTKQSNGNQSILKSAFWGAAGGFVGSALASPFFMLRTHLQSQAKAEIAVGYQHQHSGMISAMKDIFRKHGVQGLYRGVAVTMPRALLGSGGQLAAFGYTKDFLVRHPVSAQQSDTFVSTVAGAVGGTVMAITMTPPDVIATRLYNQGVDAKGRGIYYNGVVDCFVKILKAEGVAGLYKGFWPHYMRIGPHATLVLLFFDELKTMRRKYYEAK, encoded by the exons ATGGACGGTACGGATTTCCTGCTCGGCGGTGTCGGCTCGATGGCCGCAACGTTAATCACGAACCCGTTGGAG GTGGTGAAAACGAGAATGCAACTGCAGGGCGAACTTGCGGCGAAGGGAACCTACCACAAACCGTACCGGAGCGTGGTGGACGCATTTATAACGATCGCGAAAAACGACGGCTATGCAGCGCTGCAGAAAGGGCTGGCACCGTCCCTGTGCTTCCAGTTCATACTCAACTCGTGCAG ATTAGGCATATACAACACGGCCAACGAGCACGGATGGACCAAGCAGAGCAATGGCAATCAATCGATACTGAAGAGTGCCTTCTGGGGCGCTGCCGGAGGATTCGTCGGGTCGGCTTTGGCAAGTCCCTTCTTTATG CTACGCACACATCTCCAATCACAGGCCAAGGCAGAAATAGCGGTCGGttaccagcaccagcacagcGGTATGATCAGCGCTATGAAAGACATTTTCAGGAAGCACGGCGTGCAGGGCCTGTACCGTGGCGTAGCAGTGACGATGCCACGCGCCTTGCTCGGCAGCGGTGGTCAGCTGGCCGCATTCGGTTACACGAAAGATTTCCTCGTTCGACATCCGGTTAGTGCACAGCAAAGCGATACGTTTGTGTCGACTGTCGCCGGCGCGGTCGGAGGCACGGTAATGGCCATCACGATGACACCGCCGGACGTTATAGCGACACGCCTGTACAACCAAGGAGTGGATGCCAAGGGTAGGGGGATTTACTACAACGGGGTGGTGGATTGTTTCGTAAAAATACTCAAGGCGGAGGGTGTGGCCGGGCTGTACAAAGGCTTTTGGCCACACTACATGCGAATTGGGCCGCACGCAACGCTGGTGTTGCTATTCTTCGATGAACTGAAAACGATGCGCAGGAAATACTACGAGGCTAAATAG
- the LOC1274947 gene encoding uncharacterized protein LOC1274947 — protein MVQYSIIVLLVALCGAYGIGYEKYDLVSSEICYERRYSLLAHFDSLLDSKKLVRLMPDFGTGVMYGQSWNSSSFKRYSECKFTLQALPGHGLFLTVRKLNMRQDAKGVCIDTVTVKQSNSKKVKFCYTPKDVPRSFADPSYLKITIRLDHFAPLPTVEDSLYIQLVATQKRECSGSKDELRCDPFGAQSCIHKSFANDGTINCPNCIDEPSCEQEPVEILSVSNNKEKVVLTAFVSLILTAIIFCACFLCLYKSRQWVPLCGAGNGGSGGSGSRDHVNRTGRGRAQQHGRGGNIVAGLHSIELRGSSNDDLRPSAPSMEEKDLPPSYDALFPTTAVASGTSGPTTVSAATSPTIPKSASMDREAEEDRTK, from the exons ATGGTGCAATATTCAATAATTGTTCTACTGGTGGCCTTGTGCGGCGCTTACGGAATAGGCTACGAGAAAT ATGATTTGGTTAGCTCCGAAATATGCTACGAGCGGCGCTACTCCCTGTTAGCCCATTTCGATTCTCTGCTAGATTCGAAAAAGTTGGTCCGACTGATGCCCGACTTTGGCACGGGGGTGATGTACGGGCAGAGCTGGAACTCGTCTTCCTTCAAGCGCTACAGCGAGTGCAAATTCACGCTGCAGGCGCTGCCGGGCCACGGGCTGTTCCTGACGGTGCGCAAGCTAAACATGCGCCAGGACGCGAAGGGCGTCTGCATCGACACGGTCACGGTGAAGCAGAGCAACAGCAAGAAGGTCAAGTTCTGCTACACGCCAAAGGATGTGCCAAGAAGCTTCGCCGATCCGTCCTACCTGAAGATAACGATACGGTTGGACCACTTTGCCCCGCTGCCAACGGTGGAGGACTCGCTGTACATACAGCTGGTGGCGACGCAAAAGCGCGAGTGCAGCGGGAGCAAGGACGAGCTGCGGTGTGATCCGTTCGGGGCGCAATCGTGCATACACAAATCGTTCGCCAACGACGGTACGATCAACTGTCCGAACTGCATCGACGAGCCGAGCTGCGAGCAGGAACCGGTCGAGATACTGAGCGTCAGCAACAACAAGGAGAAGGTGGTGCTGACCGCGTTCGTGTCGCTCATCCTGACGGCCATCATCTTTTGCGCCTGTTTTCTGTGCCTTTACAAGAGCCGCCAGTGGGTGCCGCTGTGTGGCGCCGGTAACGGTGGCAGCGGTGGAAGCGGTAGCCGCGATCACGTCAACCGCACCGGGCGTGGCCGCGCACAGCAGCACGGTCGGGGCGGCAACATTGTCGCTGGCTTACACTCGATCGAACTGCGCGGCTCCTCGAACGATGACCTGCGACCGTCCGCTCCGTCCATGGAGGAAAAGGATCTGCCGCCCAGCTACGATGCCCTGTTTCCTACCACCGCAGTTGCCTCCGGCACTTCCGGGCCGACGACAGTTTCGGCGGCCACCTCGCCCACCATACCGAAGTCTGCCAGCATGGACCGGGAAGCGGAAGAGGACCGCACGAAGTAA